In one bacterium genomic region, the following are encoded:
- a CDS encoding DUF1996 domain-containing protein, whose translation MAASNRSRVKVKKKATKSRTGGSALSFSRFSKRQLMIAGILVVLLGIFVAFFAFAASPSQTEPESWSKSEQRATGNMNGCVETANDPTASDGKYIKFGCSEMPTDHTMNCTPGIGSMSAMGPCINESLIPVPKPGIAQVRINNVTPIRLTPPTLWDDGINDGEPGAFRTRCDYSHMNNDDPLLYPGQPNKAHLHTYFGNSDTNYSSTSASLLSSGSSTCAGGTFNRSAYWIPSMVDTATGRPIAPNDDRGLYNSDLELYYKVGYQGVGYRSIKPFPLGLQMIAGNPATATSSPQPVRNGSYPVHYYCESSVATDRERQSEGLGIPNCTSGEVLVMTIEFPQCWDGVNLRSTNGRSHVEYGNWQNTSASITPISDNAGCPPSHPESLPNLKMFVRWRVPSGTDTRNWRLSSDNYTNGPGGYSGHADYVFAWDPSAFQTIVNRCYVAQQDCSYQLGDGRYPLPLRGY comes from the coding sequence ATGGCAGCTAGCAACAGAAGTCGTGTGAAGGTAAAGAAGAAGGCTACAAAATCTAGAACAGGCGGATCGGCACTATCATTCAGTAGGTTTTCTAAAAGGCAACTTATGATTGCTGGTATATTGGTTGTATTACTGGGTATTTTTGTAGCATTTTTTGCCTTTGCTGCCAGTCCCTCACAAACCGAGCCGGAAAGCTGGTCTAAGAGTGAGCAGAGAGCAACTGGAAATATGAATGGTTGTGTAGAGACTGCCAATGACCCAACAGCTTCAGACGGTAAATATATAAAGTTTGGATGCTCTGAGATGCCAACTGATCACACGATGAACTGTACTCCTGGCATAGGCTCAATGTCTGCAATGGGGCCATGCATTAATGAGTCTTTAATACCCGTACCAAAGCCAGGTATAGCGCAAGTTAGAATTAATAATGTAACCCCCATTAGGTTGACGCCACCGACCTTGTGGGATGATGGTATTAATGATGGTGAGCCAGGTGCATTTCGTACACGCTGTGATTATTCGCATATGAATAATGACGATCCTCTATTGTATCCAGGTCAACCAAACAAGGCTCATTTGCATACATATTTTGGTAATAGTGACACAAACTATTCCTCAACCTCGGCAAGCTTACTCAGTAGCGGTAGTTCCACTTGTGCTGGTGGTACGTTCAATAGATCGGCTTACTGGATTCCATCTATGGTTGATACGGCGACCGGTAGGCCAATTGCGCCAAATGACGATAGAGGATTGTATAACAGTGATTTAGAGCTCTACTATAAAGTTGGCTATCAAGGTGTTGGCTATCGTAGTATTAAGCCTTTTCCACTTGGTCTCCAGATGATCGCTGGTAATCCAGCTACTGCCACAAGTTCACCTCAGCCTGTACGAAATGGGTCGTATCCAGTTCATTATTATTGTGAGAGTTCCGTTGCCACCGACAGAGAACGCCAGAGTGAGGGGCTAGGTATTCCAAACTGCACTTCTGGTGAGGTATTAGTGATGACTATCGAGTTTCCGCAATGTTGGGATGGTGTAAACTTACGCTCTACTAATGGACGTTCGCATGTTGAATATGGTAATTGGCAAAACACCTCTGCCAGTATTACTCCGATCAGTGATAATGCTGGTTGCCCCCCGTCGCATCCAGAGTCGCTACCAAATCTCAAGATGTTTGTGCGTTGGCGCGTGCCAAGTGGTACGGACACACGTAATTGGCGCCTTTCAAGTGATAATTATACCAACGGACCTGGGGGATATTCAGGACACGCCGACTATGTATTTGCTTGGGATCCATCAGCTTTTCAGACAATTGTAAATCGTTGCTATGTAGCACAGCAGGATTGTAGTTATCAGTTAGGTGATGGACGCTATCCGCTACCTCTCCGTGGATATTAG
- a CDS encoding FAD-binding oxidoreductase produces MNHELTIKSLIDGEVDSSAETKKIYSHDASMFELVPDLVVFPKNSHDVQKLVSYVREQKKADPKLSLTARSGGTCMSGGSINQSIILDMNRHLNKIGAVSSTTANAQPGVFYRDFEKATLKKRFTNA; encoded by the coding sequence ATGAATCACGAGCTTACGATAAAATCCCTGATAGATGGTGAGGTGGATTCTTCTGCCGAAACAAAAAAAATCTATAGCCATGACGCTAGTATGTTCGAGCTGGTTCCGGATCTAGTTGTCTTTCCTAAAAATAGCCACGATGTTCAAAAATTAGTCAGCTACGTACGTGAACAGAAAAAAGCTGATCCAAAATTATCTCTGACTGCCCGCAGCGGTGGTACGTGTATGTCCGGTGGCTCGATAAATCAGTCTATAATTTTAGACATGAATCGACACCTAAATAAAATTGGTGCGGTTAGCTCGACTACCGCAAATGCTCAACCGGGTGTATTTTATCGAGATTTTGAAAAAGCTACATTGAAAAAAAGGTTCACTAATGCCTAG
- a CDS encoding FAD-binding oxidoreductase, with translation MPSYPASRDLCTIGGMVANNAGGEQSLQYGKTENFIKSLKVVFADGKEYTVKALNKAELKKKMAQKDFEGRLYKEVFELVDKNYDAIKAAKPHVSKDSTGYHIWDVWDRETGIFDMTRLIVGSQGTLGIVTDITFKLVKASKHSGTLVVFLRSIRDLGEIINTVMQYKPATFEGFDNYTLMLSFRLFANFHKRIGWWKTILLGIRLIPDAFILLRGIPKMVLLIEFQADTEEEVANKVHEMRQGLSAYNHQAMFEENETETKSAKFWIMRRESFNLLRQKIKDKHTAPFMDDLVVPPAVVPKFLPEIRRVISKYKLLATIAGHMGDGNFHIIPLMNIEKASEKAKLEPAMKEINAIVLKYGGSLSGEHNDGMIRGPWLKAMYGGEVLDYFKAIKKIFDPENIFNPHKKTDAKWEFSMAHLRENFN, from the coding sequence ATGCCTAGCTATCCAGCTTCACGCGATCTCTGCACCATTGGTGGAATGGTCGCCAACAACGCTGGTGGTGAGCAAAGTTTGCAATATGGTAAAACTGAGAACTTTATCAAATCATTAAAAGTCGTATTCGCCGATGGCAAAGAATACACTGTTAAGGCGCTAAATAAAGCTGAACTTAAGAAAAAAATGGCACAAAAAGATTTTGAAGGGCGCTTATATAAAGAAGTATTTGAGTTAGTCGATAAAAACTATGATGCGATCAAAGCCGCCAAACCACATGTTTCAAAAGATTCCACCGGCTACCATATCTGGGATGTGTGGGATCGTGAGACTGGCATATTTGATATGACGCGACTAATTGTCGGTTCGCAAGGCACGCTTGGAATCGTCACCGATATCACTTTCAAGTTAGTGAAAGCATCAAAGCATTCAGGAACGCTGGTGGTGTTTTTGCGTAGTATTCGCGATCTGGGTGAGATTATCAATACTGTTATGCAATATAAGCCGGCGACGTTTGAGGGCTTTGATAACTATACACTAATGTTGAGCTTTCGTTTATTTGCAAACTTTCATAAGCGGATTGGATGGTGGAAAACAATTCTTCTTGGTATTCGCTTAATCCCCGATGCCTTCATACTTTTACGCGGCATTCCAAAGATGGTTTTGCTGATTGAATTTCAGGCCGATACTGAAGAAGAGGTCGCCAATAAAGTCCATGAGATGCGACAAGGACTATCGGCCTACAATCATCAGGCAATGTTTGAAGAGAATGAAACTGAGACTAAGAGTGCAAAGTTTTGGATTATGCGTCGTGAGAGCTTTAACCTACTAAGACAAAAGATTAAAGATAAACACACCGCACCTTTTATGGATGATCTGGTTGTACCACCGGCTGTGGTACCAAAGTTTTTACCTGAGATTCGCCGCGTCATATCCAAATATAAGCTTCTCGCCACTATCGCTGGGCACATGGGTGATGGCAATTTCCACATTATTCCATTGATGAATATCGAAAAAGCCAGTGAAAAAGCTAAGCTCGAACCAGCCATGAAAGAAATTAATGCGATAGTACTAAAATACGGTGGCTCCTTGTCGGGCGAGCACAATGATGGCATGATCCGTGGTCCCTGGCTTAAAGCGATGTATGGAGGAGAGGTCTTAGATTATTTCAAGGCGATTAAAAAAATCTTTGATCCCGAAAATATCTTTAATCCTCACAAAAAAACTGACGCCAAATGGGAGTTCTCGATGGCTCATCTGCGCGAAAACTTTAATTAA
- a CDS encoding vitamin B12-dependent ribonucleotide reductase — protein MSRASIGVKRHFTSPDTSVYDMMEWEERIAFIGNRETGQVAFEQANVEFPKSWSQTATNIVSQKYFRGSLGASDRERSLKQLVGRVVDTITCWGDEEGYFASELEQETFRSELTYILLTQQAAFNSPVWFNVGVADVAQQVSACFILSVEDTMSSIKDWWSQEVDIFQGGSGAGLNLSALRGSMESIGGSANTSSGPLAFMQAADAGANAIKSGGKTRRAAKMVILDIDHPDVRDFIVCKQEAENISRALQGIDGFDVGFDGKHASWVPFQNANNSVRVTDEFMQAYLEDEPWQLRARRSGEVVAELPARELMRLIAEAAWDCADPGMQFDSTINHWHTAPVAGRINGSNPCSEYMHLDNSSCNLASLNLLKFLGADGVFCKEDFLHVTRVMFLAQDIMISRADYPTERIATNSRSYRQIGIGYANLGAMLMAVGLPYDSSAGRAMAAAITALLTGESYRMSTKIAHRMGSFDGFDADRDAMLRVLGMHAAAVQNIELHPLSNGLIDSAVSIWSAVCTNAQKHGVRNAQASVLAPTGTIAFMMDCDTTGIEPDFALIKEKQLVGGGKIMIVNQTVELALQRLGYSTEQIAGIKAHIDRTGSILEAPGFNAEHTRVFETATGENAIHYQGHLGMMAAVQPFISGAISKTVNLPEATSVEEIEALYVEAWQQGIKALAIYRDNSKVAQPLVSTASSAVESAAVSSKQELPNCREARNYEFRVADVKGFVNVGLFDNGQPAEIFFHITKQGSTLSGFMDNFGIAISLGLQAGVPLESYVRKYVGTQFEPRGMTDDPDIRIANSLLDYIFRRLALDFLSADVLERLHIFSVSERAERLVVDQSTTSPVEPEPIGKSDPNAPMCGACGTQMIRSGSCFACTTCGTTSGCS, from the coding sequence ATGAGTCGAGCCTCAATTGGTGTGAAGCGCCACTTCACCTCGCCGGACACTTCGGTGTACGACATGATGGAGTGGGAAGAGCGCATAGCCTTTATTGGCAATCGAGAAACTGGCCAGGTAGCTTTCGAGCAGGCCAATGTGGAATTTCCCAAGAGTTGGTCGCAGACAGCTACCAATATCGTCTCTCAGAAATACTTCCGGGGCTCGTTGGGTGCTTCGGACAGGGAGCGGAGCCTCAAGCAGTTGGTAGGTCGAGTTGTTGACACCATCACTTGCTGGGGGGATGAAGAGGGGTATTTTGCTAGTGAGTTGGAGCAAGAGACTTTTCGGTCGGAGCTCACTTACATCTTGCTGACCCAGCAAGCAGCCTTCAATTCACCAGTGTGGTTCAATGTTGGCGTAGCTGATGTGGCACAGCAGGTCAGTGCCTGCTTCATTCTTTCGGTTGAAGATACTATGTCGTCGATCAAGGACTGGTGGAGCCAGGAGGTTGATATTTTTCAGGGCGGCTCTGGAGCCGGTTTGAACTTGTCGGCTTTGCGTGGCTCGATGGAGTCGATTGGTGGTTCGGCCAACACCAGCTCGGGCCCGCTGGCTTTCATGCAGGCGGCCGATGCTGGTGCAAATGCCATCAAGTCTGGTGGTAAGACTCGGCGAGCCGCTAAGATGGTCATCCTGGATATTGATCATCCGGATGTGCGGGACTTCATCGTTTGTAAGCAGGAGGCTGAGAATATCTCGCGTGCCCTGCAGGGCATCGATGGTTTCGATGTTGGCTTTGATGGCAAGCATGCCAGCTGGGTGCCGTTCCAGAACGCCAACAACAGTGTGCGTGTTACCGATGAGTTCATGCAGGCTTACTTGGAAGACGAGCCGTGGCAATTGCGAGCCCGTCGGTCTGGCGAAGTGGTGGCCGAGCTGCCGGCACGCGAGTTGATGCGGTTGATCGCTGAGGCGGCGTGGGACTGTGCTGATCCTGGTATGCAGTTCGACAGCACCATCAATCACTGGCACACAGCGCCAGTGGCTGGTCGTATCAATGGTTCGAATCCGTGCAGTGAGTACATGCATTTGGACAACTCGAGCTGTAACTTGGCTAGCTTGAACTTGCTGAAGTTTCTCGGCGCTGATGGTGTCTTTTGTAAGGAAGATTTTCTGCATGTGACTCGAGTCATGTTCTTGGCTCAAGACATCATGATCTCACGAGCTGACTATCCGACTGAGCGGATTGCGACCAACAGTCGGTCGTACCGTCAGATTGGTATCGGTTACGCCAATTTGGGCGCTATGCTGATGGCCGTGGGGTTGCCCTACGACTCCAGTGCGGGTCGAGCGATGGCGGCGGCAATCACCGCCTTGCTAACTGGTGAGAGCTACCGGATGAGTACGAAAATTGCTCATCGCATGGGGTCATTTGATGGCTTTGATGCCGATCGCGATGCTATGTTGCGCGTTCTGGGCATGCATGCGGCTGCGGTGCAGAACATCGAGCTGCACCCATTGTCGAATGGTTTGATTGATTCGGCGGTATCTATTTGGAGCGCGGTGTGCACCAATGCCCAAAAGCATGGTGTGCGCAATGCTCAGGCTTCAGTGCTGGCACCAACTGGCACCATTGCCTTCATGATGGACTGTGATACGACTGGCATCGAGCCAGACTTCGCCCTCATCAAGGAGAAGCAACTGGTTGGTGGCGGTAAGATCATGATCGTCAACCAGACGGTAGAGCTGGCTCTGCAGCGACTGGGTTACTCAACCGAACAGATTGCTGGAATCAAGGCCCACATCGATCGGACTGGCTCGATTCTTGAGGCGCCTGGCTTTAACGCTGAGCACACTCGAGTTTTTGAGACGGCAACCGGTGAGAATGCCATCCATTACCAGGGGCATCTCGGCATGATGGCGGCGGTTCAGCCCTTCATCTCGGGCGCAATCTCGAAGACAGTGAATCTGCCGGAGGCTACTTCGGTGGAAGAGATTGAAGCCCTCTACGTGGAGGCTTGGCAACAGGGCATCAAGGCTCTGGCGATTTACCGCGACAACAGCAAGGTGGCTCAGCCACTGGTATCGACTGCGTCATCGGCGGTTGAGTCGGCAGCGGTGTCGAGTAAGCAGGAGCTGCCAAACTGTCGCGAGGCTCGCAATTATGAGTTCCGAGTGGCAGATGTGAAGGGGTTTGTGAATGTTGGCTTGTTTGACAACGGCCAGCCGGCAGAGATCTTCTTCCATATTACCAAGCAGGGATCGACCCTCTCGGGCTTCATGGATAACTTCGGCATCGCCATATCGCTTGGCTTGCAAGCTGGCGTACCGCTGGAGTCGTACGTGCGTAAGTACGTCGGCACGCAATTTGAGCCTCGTGGCATGACTGACGATCCGGATATTCGGATTGCCAACAGCTTGCTCGACTACATCTTCCGGCGGTTGGCGTTGGATTTTCTGTCGGCTGATGTTCTTGAGCGCCTGCATATCTTCTCGGTGAGCGAGCGAGCTGAGCGGTTGGTGGTAGACCAGTCAACCACTAGCCCCGTTGAGCCTGAGCCGATAGGAAAGAGCGATCCAAATGCGCCGATGTGTGGCGCTTGCGGCACACAGATGATTCGCTCTGGCAGTTGTTTTGCTTGCACTACGTGCGGCACAACTAGCGGCTGCAGTTAG
- a CDS encoding alpha/beta fold hydrolase, whose amino-acid sequence MTAKSRSDTTVVIFMGTFCPPSAAFVYRKLAGLFESHGYQVVIHAIPKLGLGRIDEASSSLADMVFSLETSKRFILVGHSQGSLIALHLARYYPERVEAVFCLGAPFHGTRLANLARLAYWPAIRTMAAHSRFLQELRADQAYSTDHVHSLFSVFDELVVPWFASTVAGANNVVLAPVWLHGALIRAGLTRSRGIELVDGWADHLGVIWHPAFHTYITRQLELLADR is encoded by the coding sequence ATGACTGCTAAGTCTCGCTCAGACACTACGGTGGTTATCTTTATGGGTACTTTCTGTCCGCCGTCGGCTGCCTTTGTTTATCGCAAGCTGGCTGGCTTGTTCGAGTCACATGGCTATCAAGTGGTAATTCACGCCATTCCAAAGCTTGGACTGGGTAGAATTGACGAGGCTTCAAGTAGTCTTGCCGATATGGTTTTCTCACTCGAGACCAGCAAGCGCTTCATACTAGTGGGCCATAGTCAGGGTTCACTGATTGCATTACATTTGGCTCGGTATTATCCCGAGCGAGTAGAGGCAGTTTTTTGCCTGGGGGCACCGTTTCATGGCACGCGCTTGGCAAATCTAGCTCGCCTGGCGTATTGGCCAGCAATTCGAACAATGGCGGCCCACTCCAGATTTTTGCAGGAATTACGAGCTGATCAAGCATACTCCACCGATCATGTGCATTCTCTCTTTTCGGTTTTTGATGAGCTAGTCGTGCCGTGGTTTGCGTCTACTGTGGCGGGGGCTAATAACGTAGTGCTGGCTCCAGTTTGGTTGCATGGTGCGCTAATTCGTGCCGGTCTCACGCGTTCGCGTGGTATTGAGTTGGTTGATGGTTGGGCTGATCATCTGGGTGTGATTTGGCATCCAGCCTTTCATACCTACATCACACGTCAACTGGAATTGCTGGCAGATCGGTAG
- a CDS encoding PrsW family intramembrane metalloprotease yields the protein MLKPLLVIALQFAIATFFIYFVIHNDRGQKEPLSGIWSAIGFGFFALILTTLITFIIKNLPGLQDVSSLNDTAAVGTIDISYLFLAAMLVGVIEETVKALPLALYIYKKPYFNELTDGIFYFGISGIIFGLTETIMYTLLLGSEVGIMRVIITPFLHVGFSMWFGYTLARYKLQIGGALQVILAFVGSMFLHGLYNFGLSMDNPTLILGSILLAISLNIGVFLLYRHAQKIDTKLIAVGLEDKPNSASKS from the coding sequence ATGCTTAAGCCACTATTAGTTATCGCCCTACAGTTTGCCATTGCGACATTTTTTATTTACTTCGTAATTCATAATGACCGAGGACAAAAAGAACCCCTATCCGGCATATGGTCAGCCATAGGTTTTGGATTTTTCGCCTTAATACTAACAACTCTCATAACTTTTATAATAAAAAATCTTCCCGGTTTACAGGACGTCTCTAGCCTGAACGACACTGCCGCGGTAGGTACTATCGATATATCGTATCTTTTTTTAGCCGCCATGTTGGTTGGAGTTATCGAGGAAACCGTTAAAGCCCTGCCGCTCGCCCTCTACATATATAAGAAGCCATACTTTAATGAACTAACCGATGGAATTTTTTATTTTGGTATCTCGGGAATTATATTTGGCCTGACAGAAACGATTATGTATACTCTGCTGCTTGGATCAGAGGTTGGAATTATGCGAGTCATCATCACGCCTTTTTTACACGTTGGATTTTCGATGTGGTTTGGCTACACCCTAGCCCGCTACAAGCTACAAATTGGCGGTGCACTTCAAGTCATCCTAGCCTTTGTAGGTTCGATGTTTCTACATGGCCTCTACAATTTTGGTCTCTCCATGGATAACCCCACCCTCATACTTGGTTCTATCTTACTGGCGATATCATTAAATATCGGCGTTTTTCTACTATATCGCCATGCTCAAAAAATTGATACTAAGTTAATTGCAGTGGGGCTTGAGGATAAGCCTAATAGTGCTAGTAAGTCATAA
- a CDS encoding fatty acid desaturase — MKLRTLARKTMRNRTHPVVAVGVGLGVTQVCNFVTTAWLHRSLAHNAVAYNRQTVKLFDLIIRCATGMEPNEWAAVHQQHHAHSDELGDPHSPVMDGLATIQFNNVGEYKAAAKTAEVQRRRALLAPTPFEHHKWLSGGRGLIFGVGVAVAILGPLNGAIVSIVHWPTYISLSASVNASHTAYPASIAKQQSRLSQALWYFYNWRGYRNFDTNEYSTNQRWLAWLTMGEGLHNNHHGNPRSPLFASQPDELDLGWQGINLLQRLNLAQIRSTEVV; from the coding sequence ATGAAGCTTCGTACCTTAGCTAGAAAGACTATGCGTAACCGAACACATCCGGTAGTAGCAGTCGGTGTGGGTCTTGGCGTCACACAAGTTTGTAACTTTGTCACCACGGCCTGGCTACATCGTAGTCTGGCGCATAACGCTGTGGCATACAATCGCCAAACCGTCAAACTGTTCGACCTCATAATCCGGTGTGCTACTGGCATGGAACCAAACGAGTGGGCAGCCGTGCACCAACAACATCATGCCCACTCCGACGAACTGGGCGATCCGCACTCCCCCGTCATGGATGGACTGGCTACGATACAGTTTAATAATGTCGGCGAGTATAAGGCAGCAGCCAAAACAGCTGAGGTTCAGCGACGGCGAGCATTGCTTGCACCAACCCCCTTCGAGCACCATAAATGGCTGTCAGGTGGACGTGGCCTCATCTTTGGAGTTGGGGTGGCCGTGGCAATCTTAGGCCCCCTCAATGGCGCGATTGTGTCGATCGTACACTGGCCAACCTACATTTCTCTATCGGCGTCAGTAAACGCCTCGCATACTGCCTACCCAGCTAGTATCGCCAAGCAGCAGAGTCGCCTCTCGCAAGCGCTGTGGTATTTTTATAACTGGCGTGGCTACCGAAATTTCGATACCAACGAGTACAGCACCAATCAGCGTTGGCTAGCCTGGCTCACCATGGGCGAGGGACTACACAACAACCATCATGGAAATCCTCGTTCACCACTCTTTGCCTCGCAGCCAGATGAATTGGATCTGGGCTGGCAAGGAATTAACTTGCTTCAAAGGCTCAATCTGGCTCAAATCAGATCAACTGAAGTTGTATAA
- the queA gene encoding tRNA preQ1(34) S-adenosylmethionine ribosyltransferase-isomerase QueA, producing MTEGFYKLPPERIAQVPPKLRGNAKLLVLDRVSQHLKNQHYVDVVDYLQPGDVLVLNDTKVLPARLLAHYRDGRQRELMLVEKHSIQLPASQAMVIYRGKLRVGDELYLGQDKLLVEALIDGGQAIIKADQSFTGIARLHGVTPLPPYIRRRANDDDKQRYQSVFASQIGSVAAPTASLNMTEELIGRLKTKGIKIVNLTLHVGRGTFLPIRTNRLGDHKMHSEYFEINANAVAQLQATKDDGGKIFALGTTVARALEYASAKILEGSMRDIRGEADIFIYPGYKFKVVDSLITNFHAPESTVIQLAAAFAGVDFLQSAYMHALEHDYRFLSYGDSMLIL from the coding sequence GTGACAGAAGGGTTTTATAAGCTCCCGCCAGAACGGATTGCTCAAGTTCCACCAAAATTACGAGGAAATGCTAAGCTTCTGGTGTTGGATAGAGTGAGTCAACACTTAAAAAATCAACATTACGTAGATGTAGTTGATTATTTACAGCCGGGTGATGTTCTAGTCTTGAATGACACAAAAGTACTGCCTGCCCGCCTGTTGGCACACTACCGCGATGGTCGCCAGCGTGAATTGATGTTAGTGGAAAAACATAGTATTCAGTTACCGGCCAGTCAGGCTATGGTAATTTATCGAGGTAAATTAAGGGTTGGAGATGAGCTGTATCTTGGTCAAGATAAGTTGCTAGTAGAGGCACTTATTGACGGTGGCCAGGCTATTATTAAGGCCGACCAAAGCTTTACAGGAATTGCACGACTACATGGTGTAACTCCGCTCCCACCATACATTCGACGTAGGGCCAACGATGATGATAAGCAACGTTATCAATCTGTGTTTGCAAGCCAAATCGGCTCGGTGGCGGCTCCAACCGCATCGCTCAATATGACAGAAGAGCTGATAGGGAGGCTAAAAACTAAGGGTATCAAAATAGTAAATCTCACCCTGCATGTCGGTAGGGGGACATTTTTGCCAATTCGCACAAATCGATTGGGTGATCATAAAATGCATTCAGAATATTTTGAAATTAACGCTAATGCCGTAGCGCAACTACAAGCTACTAAGGATGATGGCGGAAAAATATTTGCACTAGGCACTACGGTAGCCCGAGCACTAGAATATGCCTCTGCAAAAATACTAGAAGGATCGATGCGGGACATACGTGGTGAGGCCGATATATTTATTTACCCAGGCTATAAATTCAAAGTGGTTGACTCATTAATCACGAATTTTCATGCACCAGAATCGACAGTAATTCAGTTGGCTGCAGCTTTTGCTGGAGTTGATTTTTTACAGAGTGCCTACATGCATGCCTTGGAGCATGATTATCGTTTTTTGTCATACGGCGACTCAATGCTTATTTTGTAG
- the trmD gene encoding tRNA (guanosine(37)-N1)-methyltransferase TrmD, translating to MKIDIITLFPEIFAKILDHSMLHKAREIGAVEFRTVNLRDFGIGPRQQVDDTPYGGGAGMLLKPEPVFAAVEFCKESNPSAKVLMMTPRGKQFSQLDAKRLAKERGIIVLCGHYEGFDERILTLVDEEISMGDFVLTGGEIPAMAVADSIVRLLPGVLGDQRSHEEESFSQGLLEHAHYTRPQEFRGMKVPEELLGGNHAKIQEWRRQNAIAKTQANRPDLTDL from the coding sequence ATGAAGATCGATATAATCACATTATTTCCTGAGATATTTGCTAAAATTTTAGACCACTCGATGCTCCATAAAGCCAGAGAAATTGGTGCGGTGGAATTTCGTACGGTTAATTTACGAGATTTTGGGATTGGGCCTCGTCAGCAGGTTGACGATACGCCGTACGGCGGCGGGGCAGGTATGCTATTAAAGCCAGAGCCAGTGTTTGCGGCAGTGGAGTTTTGTAAGGAGTCTAATCCTAGTGCAAAAGTACTGATGATGACGCCACGCGGTAAACAGTTTAGTCAGCTTGATGCCAAACGCTTAGCAAAAGAGCGAGGGATAATAGTACTGTGTGGTCATTACGAGGGTTTTGATGAGCGGATTCTCACACTTGTGGATGAGGAGATTTCGATGGGTGATTTTGTCTTAACCGGTGGTGAGATACCAGCAATGGCGGTAGCAGATAGTATTGTGCGGTTATTGCCCGGAGTGCTGGGCGACCAGCGTTCGCATGAGGAAGAGAGTTTTTCGCAAGGGCTTCTAGAGCACGCTCATTATACTCGGCCACAAGAGTTTCGTGGCATGAAGGTGCCAGAAGAATTATTGGGTGGTAATCATGCTAAGATTCAGGAATGGCGCCGGCAAAATGCAATAGCTAAAACACAAGCAAATCGACCCGACCTTACGGACTTATAA
- a CDS encoding KH domain-containing protein, whose translation MAEHDKDFIEYVVKNIVDHPDDVHLERTIDDRGVLLTLSVNPEDMGKIIGKAGGTAKAIRTLLRVLGAKDEARYNLKIVDPEGSERERGVAYNGDSMASEESSGAPESISEEATENEPADDDVEAIKKKAREGLDDLDMDL comes from the coding sequence ATGGCTGAACATGATAAAGATTTTATTGAATACGTAGTAAAAAATATTGTCGATCATCCAGATGATGTGCATCTTGAGCGCACTATTGATGATCGTGGTGTGCTTCTAACGCTTTCGGTAAACCCAGAAGATATGGGTAAAATTATTGGTAAGGCTGGAGGTACGGCTAAGGCAATTCGCACTCTTTTGCGGGTTTTGGGGGCCAAAGATGAGGCGCGTTATAACCTAAAAATTGTTGATCCAGAAGGCTCGGAGCGGGAACGAGGAGTGGCATATAATGGTGATTCTATGGCGAGTGAGGAGTCTTCTGGCGCACCAGAATCAATTAGTGAAGAAGCTACTGAAAACGAGCCTGCTGATGACGATGTTGAGGCCATTAAAAAGAAAGCTCGTGAAGGGCTTGATGACCTAGATATGGATTTGTAG
- the rpsP gene encoding 30S ribosomal protein S16, which produces MLVIRLARTGRKKSASYRVVAAEKSRAATGKFVEVLGHYNPHTKELVLNKERIETRVGQGAQPSNTVLRLMVREGMELPKWAKVAKKQRAPKKEPEVQEETEPTAEVAAEAVVDAPAEVQNDTPAQEAAADAAEEATQEDTKS; this is translated from the coding sequence ATGTTAGTAATTCGTTTGGCTCGTACGGGTCGCAAAAAATCTGCATCATATCGAGTGGTTGCCGCTGAAAAAAGTCGCGCTGCAACTGGTAAGTTTGTTGAGGTTTTGGGCCATTATAATCCACATACTAAGGAGCTTGTACTAAATAAGGAGCGCATTGAAACACGAGTGGGGCAGGGTGCTCAGCCATCAAATACAGTATTGCGACTGATGGTCCGCGAGGGTATGGAGCTACCAAAATGGGCTAAAGTAGCCAAAAAACAGCGAGCTCCCAAAAAAGAGCCAGAAGTTCAGGAAGAGACTGAGCCGACTGCAGAGGTTGCGGCTGAGGCTGTGGTTGATGCTCCAGCGGAGGTACAGAATGACACTCCTGCTCAAGAAGCTGCTGCCGATGCTGCCGAGGAGGCTACTCAAGAAGACACTAAGTCCTAA